One region of Armigeres subalbatus isolate Guangzhou_Male chromosome 3, GZ_Asu_2, whole genome shotgun sequence genomic DNA includes:
- the LOC134220927 gene encoding uncharacterized protein LOC134220927: MSAGKYVRAPSVESDGYSEELGEADKVYMDDIVSDNIGATEEVECQEWEKNNMDYRPMAGKPRESEVGWRYSTQPPIAAQTGNASSSGSRLDNAPHFPKNVPTNKLCEEWHRFLGKFEIAASLSNINDPAQLAKHLFMCMGDELQDIVSYANLRPGLNDPRCYQAMIDNINTHLRRLTDPVTEHEAFGRMTQGKDETIINFHARLKSKVRLCEYSQQDEDRFVYTQLLKGMRERKLAEDARIYGHGIDLIVKAAARKEAFTLEIPNNTECEPQVLAVTRKSIRGIQPNRKRSGDSEYPGQRKMQRYVGNRNQGRRFRCWRCNSATHTQDICSARNKKCFNCGIIGHIATTCRRKTIRNIHAKEEKDNAPSGWMDDENQNQV; this comes from the coding sequence ATGTCGGCCGGAAAATACGTACGGGCCCCGTCTGTGGAGTCAGATGGCTACTCCGAAGAACTAGGGGAAGCAGATAAAGTGTATATGGACGATATAGTATCTGATAATATCGGAGCGACAGAAGAGGTAGAATGCCAAGAATGGGAAAAGAACAACATGGACTATCGTCCTATGGCAGGGAAACCTCGTGAGTCTGAAGTTGGCTGGCGCTATTCTACTCAGCCGCCGATTGCAGCTCAGACAGGGAACGCATCGTCCAGTGGAAGTCGTTTGGATAACGCCCcgcattttccaaaaaatgtgCCGACTAACAAGCTTTGCGAAGAGTGGCATCGTTTTTTGGGGAAGTTTGAGATAGCGGCTTCGCTTTCGAACATAAATGACCCTGCACAACTTGCGAAGCATCTTTTTATGTGTATGGGGGATGAGCTTCAGGACATTGTCAGCTACGCTAATTTGAGACCAGGGTTGAACGATCCACGATGTTATCAAGCTATGATCGATAACATCAATACACATCTGCGGCGATTGACGGACCCCGTCACTGAACACGAGGCATTCGGCAGGATGACTCAAGGGAAAGATGAAACTATAATCAACTTTCATGCGCGCTTGAAGTCGAAGGTGAGATTATGTGAGTATAGCCAACAGGACGAAGATCGATTCGTATATACCCAATTGCTGAAGGGTATGCGCGAAAGGAAACTGGCTGAGGATGCAAGGATCTATGGCCACGGTATAGATCTTATTGTTAAGGCTGCAGCGCGGAAGGAGGCATTTACGCTTGAAATTCCCAATAATACGGAATGCGAGCCACAAGTTCTTGCAGTTACACGGAAGTCGATTCGAGGAATCCAACCAAATCGGAAGCGTAGTGGAGATTCTGAATATCCGGGTCAGAGGAAAATGCAACGCTACGTTGGAAATCGCAATCAAGGTCGTCGTTTTCGTTGCTGGAGATGCAACAGTGCGACACATACGCAGGATATTTGCTCAGCCAggaataaaaaatgttttaactgTGGCATAATAGGTCATATTGCTACAACATGCCGCCGTAAGACTATCCGGAATATTCACGCTAAGGAGGAGAAGGATAACGCACCATCGGGATGGATGGACGATGAAAATCAGAACCAGGTATGA